One Clupea harengus chromosome 11, Ch_v2.0.2, whole genome shotgun sequence DNA window includes the following coding sequences:
- the LOC116222430 gene encoding uncharacterized protein LOC116222430, with protein MSDPSNAPSQLHPEAPPLPNSYNEESEEEKPEAELRFRSAPGVGFVLAWILVLVGVCVAAAGYWPPREKPQFPPRPLKLIGPIILALGLFILICTSTLLYENRDRRREQDDGSENDGKKTHCGKRKPPSDCGECPDQVSAYLPPNMATHILTESELNIHCVTETCGPQVNGRQDSPDPLPGPSHQNLSCERPLPQLTPPIIKLNNQVIDPDPLEPPPLPQRTYKLMTRPFLSAPIN; from the coding sequence ATGTCAGATCCTTCTAATGCCCCATCCCAGCTGCACCCTGAGGCCCCTCCCCTGCCCAATTCCTACAATgaagagagcgaggaagagaaacCGGAGGCGGAGCTTCGCTTCCGCTCAGCTCCCGGAGTCGGATTCGTATTGGCTTGGATACTGGTGCTggtcggagtgtgtgtggctgcagcaGGGTACTGGCCTCCTCGTGAAAAGCCTCAATTTCCACCAAGGCCCCTGAAGCTGATTGGACCAATCATCCTGGCTCTGGGGCTCTTCATCTTAATCTGTACCAGCACTCTCCTGTACGAGAATCGTGACCGCCGGCGCGAACAGGACGATGGCAGTGAAAATGATGGGAAGAAAACACACTGTGGCAAAAGGAAGCCTCCCAGCGACTGTGGGGAGTGCCCTGATCAGGTGTCCGCGTACCTCCCACCaaacatggccacacacattctcactgaATCTGAACTGAACATCCACTGTGTGACGGAAACATGCGGGCCGCAGGTGAATGGGAGACAGGACTCTCCAGACCCTTTACCTGGGCCCTCGCATCAGAACTTAAGTTGTGAGAGGCCCCTCCCACAGCTGACCCCACCAATCATAAAACTGAACAACCAGGTGATTGATCCTGATCCCCTAGAGCCCCCGCCCCTTCCTCAGCGCACCTATAAACTGATGACCCGCCCCTTCCTCAGCGCACCTATAAACTAA